GCTGGTCATGTGGGGAGCCTCCGGCAGTGGATCATGGCCGGAGGATGTCATGCGCAAACGGATTGTGTAAAGTCAAAAATTACGCCCGGGGTCCCACCGCATCCAAAGGGAGTCCCATGGCCCGTTCGATGCGCGCACGCACCGTCTCGGCGCGTTTCTGGCCGTTCTCCAGGCTGGCCAGCTTTTCCGCGTTGCCCTCCCAGGTCTTGAGCCAGATGGCGTAGCGGTCCTCCACGCTCACCCGGGTGGTGCGGCGGTAGCTCTTGTCCGCCATGTAGACCACCTCGGCGGCGCTCACGGGCTCGGGCTCCTGGGGCGTGCGCCCGGCAAGGCGGGTGTGCACCTCGGCCACGGCGGCCACCTCGGGGTAGCCCAGTCCGCGCAGCAGCTCGCCTGCGGCGCGGTCATGGTCGGGCTGGCCCTTGCACATGTCGTGGAGCAGGGCGGCCGACTCCACCAGGCCACGGTCCAGCTCGTGGCCGCGCTCGGCGAGCCGGTCCCGGATGGCCAGGGCCAGTTCGGCCACGGCAAGACTGTGGGCTATCCGCTCCGGCTTGGATTGGTGTTGTTCGAGCAGGGCCAGGGCCTCCGTCCTGGAGGGCGTGCGCATGGTCGTACCGGCCTGGTTGGAGTTGTCGACGAGCATGTTCTAGACCAGCAGGGCCTTGGCGAAGTCCTCGCCGGAGAAGGGCCGCATGTCCTCCATCTTCTCGCCCAGCCCCACGAAGGTGATGGGGATGGCGTGCTCCAGGGCGATGCCCACCACCACGCCGCCCTTGGCCGTGCCGTCGAGCTTGGTGAGCACGATCTCGTCCACGCCCACGGCCTCGTGGAACAGCTTGGTCTGGGAGAGGGCGTTCTGGCCGGTGGTGGCGTCCACCACCAGGATGGTGCGGTGGGGCGCTCCGGGGTGCTTCTTGCCCAGCACGCGCTCGATCTTCTTGAGCTCTTCCATGAGGTTTGCCTTGGTGTGCAGGCGGCCCGCGGTGTCCAGGAGCATGAGGTCGTAGCCGTTGGCCAGGCAGTGGTCCATGGCCTCGAAGGCCACGGCCGCCGGGTCAGCGCCCTCGCCCTTGGAGAAGAAGCCCGCGCCCACGCGTCCGGCCCAGATCTGCAACTGCTCGATGGCCGCCGCGCGGAAGGTGTCGCCCGCCACGATGAGCACCTTGCGGCCCTGCATCTGCGCCCTGTAGGCCAGCTTGGCGATGGAGGTGGTCTTGCCCACGCCGTTGACGCCCACCATCATCACCACCTCGGGCGGGTTCACGGCCTTGATGGTCTTGGGGGCCTTGAAAATCTGGGCCAGCTCCTCGCGCAGGATCTCCTTGAAGCCGGACGGGTCGGTCACGCCGGACTTGCGGGCCCGGTTCTTGAGCTGTGAGAGCAGCTTGCCCGCGGGCTCGAAGCCCACGTCGGCCATGATCAGGATCTCCTCCAGCTCCTCCCAGAACTCGTCGTCCATCTTGGAGTGGGAGGTGAGCAGCCCGTCGATGCGCGCGGCGATCTGCTCGCGGGTCTTGGCCAGGCCCTCGGAGAGCTTGATGAACAGGCGGCTGCGCTCGTCCTCCTCGTCCTCCAGGTCCAGGGCTAGGGCCAGGCGGTACTGCAGTTCGGAGCGGAACTCCTCCACCTCTTCGTAGCCCATGTTGGCGAGCCACTTCTCGAAGGCGGCGATGAACTCGTCGGCCTCGGCGGCGGGGGCTTCGAGGCAGTTGAACAAGAAGCGCAGGCGCTCCCAGAGCTCGGGGCCGCCGCGGTTGACGCCCTGGAGCACGATGCCCAGCCACACCGAAAGCTTCGGCTCGGCCTGGCGCAGGCTCAGGGTCAGCTCCGTCTGCCAGGCTGGGGTCGCGCCGGGCTCGGCCTTGGGGCAGGCGGCGGGTTCGGCCTGTTCCGGAGCGGCCTCGGCCGCCGGACTTTCAGGCTCCGGCGCTGGCGCCGCCTGCTCCCCGGCGGGAGCTTCGGCGGTCTGCAGGTTTTCAGGAGCCTTCTCGTCGGGCGTCTGTTCGTCGGGCTTCTTGCGGCCTATCCAGGAGGTGAGCTTGGAGAAAAAACCCATGAGCCATCCTTATAAGATTTACTTGCGCACCTCTCCTAACCCAGCGGGCCTTCCCAGACAAGGGCGCAGACGCCTCTTGCCCGCATACTCCAGATTGGATTAGAATGTCGGGATGAAACGTACCAAAATCGCTCAACTGCTCGCGGCCGAAGGGCCCGTGCCCCGTGTGCTGGTGAAGGGCTGGGTGCGTACCCGGCGCGATTCGAAGGAATTCTCCTTCCTGGAACTCAACGACGGCTCCTGTCTGGGCAACATCCAGGCCGTGGTGGACGCCGGCATCCCAGGCTACGACTCCGTGAAGGAGATGGGCACAGGCGCCTCCGTCTCCGTGGAGGGCGAGCTCGTCGCCTCGCCCGGCAAGGGCCAGGCCTGGGAGATCAAGGCCACGTCGGTCGCGCTCATCGGGGCCTCCGACCAGGACACCTTCCCCCTGCAGAAGAAGCGGCACTCCGACGAATTCCTGCGCACCATAGCGCACCTTCGGCCCCGCACCAACAAGTTCGGCGCGCTCTTCAGAATACGCTCCGAGCTGGCCCTGGCCGTGCACCGCTATTTCCAGGAGCGTGGCTTCTTCTACCTGCACTCGCCGCTGATCACCGGCGCGGACTGCGAGGGCGCGGGCGAGATGCTGCGCGTCACCACCCTGAACCCGGGCCAGATGCTCGGCCCCGAAGGCGTCAAGGCCGACTTCTTCGGAAAGGAGGCCTTCCTGACGGTCTCCGGCCAGCTCTCGGCCGAGCCCTTCGCCCTGGCCCTGGGCGACGTGTACACCTTCGGCCCCACCTTCCGCGCCGAACCTTCGGACACGGCCCGTCACGCCGCCGAGTTCTGGATGGTGGAGCCCGAGATGGCCTTCGCCGACCTGGGCGACAACATGGACCTGGGCGAGGACCTGCTCAAGTACTGCATCAAGGCGGTCATGGACCGGCGCGCCTCCGACCTGGAGCTGTTCGCCAAGTGGGTGGACACCGGGCTGTCCGAGCGCCTGGACAAGCTCGTGGGGGAGCCCTTCGAGCGCATCTCCTACACCGAGGCCATCGACATACTCTCCAAGGCCAAGAAATCCTTC
The window above is part of the Fundidesulfovibrio soli genome. Proteins encoded here:
- a CDS encoding HD domain-containing protein is translated as MLVDNSNQAGTTMRTPSRTEALALLEQHQSKPERIAHSLAVAELALAIRDRLAERGHELDRGLVESAALLHDMCKGQPDHDRAAGELLRGLGYPEVAAVAEVHTRLAGRTPQEPEPVSAAEVVYMADKSYRRTTRVSVEDRYAIWLKTWEGNAEKLASLENGQKRAETVRARIERAMGLPLDAVGPRA
- the ftsY gene encoding signal recognition particle-docking protein FtsY — encoded protein: MGFFSKLTSWIGRKKPDEQTPDEKAPENLQTAEAPAGEQAAPAPEPESPAAEAAPEQAEPAACPKAEPGATPAWQTELTLSLRQAEPKLSVWLGIVLQGVNRGGPELWERLRFLFNCLEAPAAEADEFIAAFEKWLANMGYEEVEEFRSELQYRLALALDLEDEEDERSRLFIKLSEGLAKTREQIAARIDGLLTSHSKMDDEFWEELEEILIMADVGFEPAGKLLSQLKNRARKSGVTDPSGFKEILREELAQIFKAPKTIKAVNPPEVVMMVGVNGVGKTTSIAKLAYRAQMQGRKVLIVAGDTFRAAAIEQLQIWAGRVGAGFFSKGEGADPAAVAFEAMDHCLANGYDLMLLDTAGRLHTKANLMEELKKIERVLGKKHPGAPHRTILVVDATTGQNALSQTKLFHEAVGVDEIVLTKLDGTAKGGVVVGIALEHAIPITFVGLGEKMEDMRPFSGEDFAKALLV
- the asnS gene encoding asparagine--tRNA ligase — protein: MKRTKIAQLLAAEGPVPRVLVKGWVRTRRDSKEFSFLELNDGSCLGNIQAVVDAGIPGYDSVKEMGTGASVSVEGELVASPGKGQAWEIKATSVALIGASDQDTFPLQKKRHSDEFLRTIAHLRPRTNKFGALFRIRSELALAVHRYFQERGFFYLHSPLITGADCEGAGEMLRVTTLNPGQMLGPEGVKADFFGKEAFLTVSGQLSAEPFALALGDVYTFGPTFRAEPSDTARHAAEFWMVEPEMAFADLGDNMDLGEDLLKYCIKAVMDRRASDLELFAKWVDTGLSERLDKLVGEPFERISYTEAIDILSKAKKSFEYPVGWGKDIQTEHERYLAEEHFGKPVIVYDYPKDIKAFYMRQNDDGKTVGAMDVLVPRIGEIIGGSAREERLDRLQARIDELGLSCESYGWYLDTRRFGTAPHAGFGLGFERMVMLVTGVTNIRDVIAFPRTYKHLEF